From the Thunnus albacares chromosome 24, fThuAlb1.1, whole genome shotgun sequence genome, one window contains:
- the arl4ca gene encoding ADP-ribosylation factor-like 4Ca, translated as MGNSFSNLAAFQSLHIVMLGLDSAGKTTVLYRLKFNEFVNTVPTIGFNTERIRLGGAGASRGISCHFWDVGGQEKLRPLWKPYSRCTDGIVYVVDSVDAERLEEARTELHKITRFSENQGTPLLVIANKQDLPRALDVGEIERQLALAELSPSTPYHVQPACAIIGEGLDEGMDKLYEMIVKRRKSLKQKKKRQ; from the coding sequence ATGGGGAATAGTTTCTCCAATTTGGCCGCTTTCCAGTCCTTGCACATAGTCATGCTCGGTTTGGACTCTGCAGGCAAAACCACCGTGCTGTACCGGCTGAAATTCAACGAGTTCGTCAACACGGTGCCTACCATCGGCTTTAACACGGAGAGGATCCGGTTGGGCGGCGCGGGGGCCTCCAGGGGCATCAGCTGCCACTTCTGGGACGTCGGGGGCCAGGAGAAGCTGCGGCCCCTCTGGAAGCCCTACAGCCGCTGCACGGATGGCATCGTGTACGTGGTGGACTCCGTGGACGCCGAGAGGCTGGAAGAGGCCCGCACCGAGCTGCACAAGATCACCCGGTTCTCGGAGAACCAGGGGACGCCGCTGCTGGTCATTGCCAACAAGCAGGACCTGCCCCGGGCGCTGGATGTCGGGGAGATTGAGAGGCAGCTGGCCTTGGCCGAGCTGAGCCCCTCCACCCCGTACCACGTCCAGCCGGCCTGCGCCATCATAGGAGAGGGGCTGGATGAGGGCATGGACAAGCTGTATGAGATGATAGTGAAAAGGAGGAAGTCCCtgaagcagaagaaaaagaggcAGTGA